From the genome of Castor canadensis chromosome 4, mCasCan1.hap1v2, whole genome shotgun sequence, one region includes:
- the Wipf1 gene encoding WAS/WASL-interacting protein family member 1 — MPVPPPPAPPPPPTFALANTEKPTLNKTEQAGRNALLSDINKGKKLKKTVTNDRSAPILDKPKGAGAGSSSGFGGGSGGGGSSGGGGGSFGGGGPPGLGGLFQAGMPKLRSTASRDNDSGGSRAPILPPGGRSTSAKPFSPPSGPGRFPVPSPGHRSGPPEPPRNRMPPPRPDVGSKPDNLPPPVPNTPRPIQSSPHNRGSLPTPGTPRQPSLGPTPPPFPGSRGAAFGGGSIRQSPLGSSSPFSNRPPLPPTPGRALDDKPPPPPPPVGNRPPIHREVVPTPPPQNNKPPVPSTPRPISSSQAPPPPPPPSRPGPPPLPPGSSGSDEIPRLPQRNVSLTTSAPPLPSPGRSGPLPPLPNERPPPPVRDPPGRSGPLPPPPPISRNGSTSRALPATPQLPSRSGVDNSRGGPRPPLPPDRPGAGAPPPPPPSTSIRNGFQDSSCEDEWESRFYFHPISDLPPPEPYVPTTKSYPSKLARTESRSGSSRRERGAPPLPPVQR, encoded by the exons ATGCCCGTCCCTCCCCCACCAGCGCCCCCACCGCCGCCAACATTTGCACTG GCCAATACAGAGAAGCCTACCTTGAATAAGACAGAGCAGGCTGGGAGAAATGCTCTTCTCTCCGACATCAACAAAGGGAAGAAACTTAAGAAGACAGTCACCAATGACAGAAGTGCACCGATATTGGACA AACCAAAAGGAGCCGGCGCTGGTAGCAGTAGTGGCTTTGGTGGTGGCAGTGGCGGCGGGGGCAGTAGTGGAGGAGGCGGTGGCAGTTTTGGAGGGGGCGGACCTCCTGGATTGGGAGGACTGTTCCAGGCTGGAATGCCGAAGCTGAGATCCACAGCCAGCAGGGATAATG ATTCTGGAGGAAGCCGAGCACCAATTTTGCCACCAGGGGGAAGATCCACATCTGCCAAGCCCTTTTCACCCCCAAGTGGCCCAGGGAGATTTCCTGTGCCTTCCCCAGGCCACAGGAGTGGCCCCCCAGAGCCGCCCAGGAATCGCATGCCTCCCCCAAGGCCCGATGTGGGCTCAAAGCCTGATAACCTTCCCCCTCCAGTACCAAATACACCAAGACCCATCCAGTCAAGTCCACACAACCGGGGATCCCTACCAACACCGGGAACCCCCAGGCAGCCCAGCCTGGGGCCCActcctccccctttccctggAAGCCGAGGTGCTGCTTTTGGAGGAGGCTCCATCCGCCAGTCCCCTTTGGGCTCCTCCTCCCCGTTCTCCAACAGgcctcccctgccccccaccccaggtAGGGCCTTGGATGACAaaccccctccacctcctcctccagtgGGCAACAGACCCCCCATCCACAGGGAAGTGGTTCCAACTCCCCCCCCACAGAATAACAAGCCTCCAGTGCCTTCTACCCCGCGGCCTATCTCCTCGTCGCAGgccccaccacctccaccaccacccagcAGGCCGGgtcccccacccctgcctccaGGTTCCAGCGGCAGTGATGAGATCCCCAGGCTGCCACAGCGGAATGTGTCTCTCACTACGTCTGCACCTCCCTTGCCTTCACCAGGACGCTCGGGCCCTCTTCCTCCCCTGCCCAATGAGAGGCCCCCTCCTCCAGTGAGGGACCCACCAGGCAGATCAG GTCCCCTCCCACCACCGCCTCCAATAAGCAGAAATGGCAGCACGTCTCGGGCCCTGCCTGCCACCCCTCAGTTGCCATCCAGGAGTGGAGTAGATAATTCCAGGGGGGGGCCCAGGCCCCCTCTTCCTCCTGACAGACCTGGTGCTGGGGCACCTCCCCCACCTCCGCCATCGACATCAATTAGAAACGGCTTCCAGGACTCATCCTGTGAAG ATGAGTGGGAAAGCAGATTCTACTTCCATCCGATTTCTGATTTGCCACCTCCAGAGCCATATGTACCAACCACCAAAAGTTATCCCAGCAAATTGGCAAGAACTGAAAGCCGGA gtggatccAGCCGAAGAGAAAGGGGTGCCCCACCTCTCCCTCCCGTCCAGAGGTGA